One window of the Manihot esculenta cultivar AM560-2 chromosome 14, M.esculenta_v8, whole genome shotgun sequence genome contains the following:
- the LOC110599598 gene encoding RNA-dependent RNA polymerase 2 isoform X2, with product MCKEDFDFVWVRTADFSSVKSIGQATSFCWEIEEGLEASDIFTSFPYYIEDRKDIVLEDGEEFHSTSEIVPLAKCGSDSKLAYEILFQLNSLVHTHKISLASVDTDLINILGSLTIDTAMIILQKLHKLTFTCYDPLSFIKKQLHVPGRNLKKPFISSRKNFTDHNITICHRALITPSKIYCLGPELEASNYVVKNFASYASDFMRITFVEEDWSKLPANAISTSIQQGIFAKPFRTEIYHRMLSVLRDGIVIGAKRFEFLAFSASQLRSNSVWMFASNDDVKAEDIREWMGCFNKIRSISKCAARMGQLFSASRQTFVVPAQDVEIIPDIEVNSDGIGYCFSDGIGKISLSFARQVAQKCGLNQTPSAFQIRYGGYKGVIAVDRDSCRKLSLRGSMLKFESENRMLNVTKWSESMPCYLNREIISLLSTLGVKDETFEGLQQQQLRLLGRMLSNREAALDALENLSWADSKNLLVKMLLQGYEPNVEPYLSMMLQAYHENLLVELRSRCRIFVPKGRILIGCLDESGLLDYGQVYVCITMTKAELQNIDQSYFRRVDEKTSIVTGKVVVTKNPCLHPGDVRVLDAVYEVELEEQGLVDCILFPQKGERPHPNECSGGDLDGDLFFISWDKGLIPSQTVSPMDYLGRRPRIMDHNVTLEEIQKFFVDYMINDTLGAISTAHLVHADREPDKARSDKCLQLAALHSMAVDFAKTGAPAEMPRFLKPKEFPDFMERTDKTTYISNGVLGKLYRGIVGSTSREGSKFVWSEKIAEATYDRDLEVKGFEEFIDMALSHRDIYVEKLSGLMKYYEATYEDEILTGNLRKKAMYLQRDNRRYGDMKDRIMLSLKSLQNEVKEWFESSCQPKEHQPLASAWYHVTYHPSYFQEGVNCLSFPWIVGDILLNIKSANSKRDPA from the exons ATGTGCAAGGAAGATTTTGACTTTGTTTGGGTTCGCACTGCAGACTTTTCATCTGTGAAATCAATTGGACAAGCAACTTCATTTTGTTGGGAAATTGAAGAAGGATTAGAGGCTTCAGATATTTTTACAAGTTTCCCATATTATATTGAAGATAGAAAAGATATAGTTTTGGAAGATGGGGAAGAATTCCATTCTACATCTGAAATAGTTCCACTTGCCAAATGTGGATCCGACTCTAAGTTAGCATATGAGATTCTTTTCCAGTTAAATTCTCTTGTGCATACTCATAAAATTAGTCTTGCTTCAGTAGACACTGATCTAATTAATATTCTTGGTAGTTTGACCATAGACACTGCTATGATAATTCTTCAGAAGCTGCACAAGTTGACTTTCACTTGTTATGATCCACTGTCTTTTATAAAGAAACAATTACATGTTCCAGGAAGAAACCTTAAAAAGCCTTTCATATCATCACGCAAAAACTTTACAGATCATAATATAACAATTTGTCATAGGGCCTTAATTACACCGTCAAAAATTTACTGCTTGGGTCCTGAGCTTGAAGCCTCCAACTATGTTGTAAAAAACTTTGCATCATATGCTTCAGACTTTATGAGAATTACTTTTGTTGAAGAAGATTGGAGTAAGCTGCCTGCAAATGCTATTTCCACAAGTATCCAGCAAGGCATTTTTGCAAAGCCTTTTAGAACTGAAATATATCACAGGATGTTGTCTGTTCTTCGAGATGGAATTGTGATTGGTGCTAAAAGGTTTGAATTTCTGGCTTTCTCAGCGAGTCAACTGCGATCAAATTCTGTTTGGATGTTTGCTTCTAATGATGATGTGAAGGCAGAAGATATTAGGGAATGGATGGGTTGCTTTAATAAGATCCGTAGTATTTCCAAATGTGCAGCTAGGATGGGTCAACTGTTCAGTGCTTCTAGGCAAACTTTTGTTGTTCCTGCACAAGATGTAGAGATTATTCCTGACATTGAAGTTAATTCTGATGGCATTGGCTACTGCTTCTCTGATGGTATAGGCAAAATTTCACTTTCTTTTGCTAGGCAGGTTGCTCAAAAATGTGGATTGAATCAAACTCCGTCAGCATTTCAAATTCGATATGGTGGCTATAAAGGTGTAATTGCTGTTGATCGTGATTCCTGCAGGAAGCTGTCTTTGCGTGGCAGTATGCTTAAGTTTgaatcagaaaacaggatgcTTAATGTCACTAAATGGAGTGAATCTATGCCTTGTTATTTAAATCGAGAGATAATATCCCTCTTGTCTACTTTGGGAGTGAAGGATGAAACATTTGAGGGTTTGCAACAGCAACAATTGCGTCTCCTTGGCAGAATGCTAAGTAACAGAGAGGCAGCTTTGGATGCATTGGAGAATTTATCTTGGGCTGACTCCAAGAATCTTCTGGTAAAGATGTTGCTTCAAGGTTATGAGCCCAATGTGGAGCCTTACCTCTCAATGATGCTTCAAGCTTATCATGAAAACCTATTGGTGGAACTAAGAAGTAGGTGTCGGATTTTTGTTCCAAAAGGCCGTATCCTTATTGGTTGCTTGGATGAAAGTGGACTTCTAGACTATGGCCAAGTTTATGTCTGCATAACAATGACCAAAGCAGAGCTGCAGAACATAGATCAGAGCTACTTCCGGAGGGTAGATGAAAAGACATCTATAGTAACAGGAAAGGTGGTTGTCACTAAAAATCCTTGTCTCCATCCAGGAGATGTCAGAGTGCTTGATGCTGTCTATGAAGTGGAACTGGAAGAGCAGGGTTTGGTTGACTGCATTCTTTTTCCTCAGAAGGGAGAAAG GCCTCATCCGAATGAATGCTCTGGTGGTGATCTTGATGGGGACCTATTTTTCATAAGCTGGGACAAAGGTCTCATCCCGAGTCAAACTGTGAGCCCCATGGATTACCTAGGACGGAGGCCTCGAATAATGGATCATAATGTGACACTAGAG GAAATTCAAAAGTTTTTCGTTGATTACATGATTAACGATACTTTGGGTGCCATCTCCACTGCCCATTTGGTCCATGCTGATCGTGAACCAGATAAAGCTCGAAGTGATAAATGCCTGCAGTTGGCAGCACTTCACTCCATGGCAGTTGACTTTGCAAAAACTGGTGCACCAGCTGAGATGCCTAGGTTTTTGAAACCAAAGGAATTTCCAGATTTCATGGAGAGGACAGACAAAACAACATATATTTCTAATGGAGTGTTGGGAAAACTCTACCGAGGAATTGTTGGTTCCACTTCACGAGAAGGATcaaagtttgtgtggtcagagaaGATAGCTGAAGCAACTTATGATCGTGATCTTGAAGTGAAAGGATTCGAAGAGTTCATTGACATGGCGTTGAGTCACAGAGACATTTATGTAGAGAAACTAAGTGGCTTGATGAAATATTACGAGGCAACGTATGAAGATGAGATACTGACAGGTAATCTGAGAAAGAAGGCAATGTATTTGCAGCGAGACAACAGGAGATATGGAGATATGAAGGATCGAATTATGCTGTCCCTGAAGAGCCTACAGAATGAGGTTAAAGAATGGTTTGAGAGCAGCTGCCAGCCAAAAGAACACCAACCCCTGGCCTCAGCATGGTATCATGTAACTTATCATCCAAGTTATTTCCAAGAAGGCGTGAATTGTTTAAGTTTTCCATGGATTGTAGGTGACATCTTACTGAACATTAAGTCTGCAAATAGCAAAAGAGATCCTGCATGA
- the LOC110599598 gene encoding RNA-dependent RNA polymerase 2 isoform X1: MGAEVVERPTVRLSNIPQSVIAKDLLQYLETQLGPDSVFAIEISTERKNWKSRGFGRVQFTSLEFKEKTQSLSIQNKLFLKSQYLMVSETYDDIIPRPIKPQHRLENCVLYAGFMKEERCLCVLESWDGVRGWLMPERRRVEFWVWVNDECYKLDVRFDDVLEAVGCCLGGEKVDAILLKLRYGPKIYKRISGPHIASKFSADRYHMCKEDFDFVWVRTADFSSVKSIGQATSFCWEIEEGLEASDIFTSFPYYIEDRKDIVLEDGEEFHSTSEIVPLAKCGSDSKLAYEILFQLNSLVHTHKISLASVDTDLINILGSLTIDTAMIILQKLHKLTFTCYDPLSFIKKQLHVPGRNLKKPFISSRKNFTDHNITICHRALITPSKIYCLGPELEASNYVVKNFASYASDFMRITFVEEDWSKLPANAISTSIQQGIFAKPFRTEIYHRMLSVLRDGIVIGAKRFEFLAFSASQLRSNSVWMFASNDDVKAEDIREWMGCFNKIRSISKCAARMGQLFSASRQTFVVPAQDVEIIPDIEVNSDGIGYCFSDGIGKISLSFARQVAQKCGLNQTPSAFQIRYGGYKGVIAVDRDSCRKLSLRGSMLKFESENRMLNVTKWSESMPCYLNREIISLLSTLGVKDETFEGLQQQQLRLLGRMLSNREAALDALENLSWADSKNLLVKMLLQGYEPNVEPYLSMMLQAYHENLLVELRSRCRIFVPKGRILIGCLDESGLLDYGQVYVCITMTKAELQNIDQSYFRRVDEKTSIVTGKVVVTKNPCLHPGDVRVLDAVYEVELEEQGLVDCILFPQKGERPHPNECSGGDLDGDLFFISWDKGLIPSQTVSPMDYLGRRPRIMDHNVTLEEIQKFFVDYMINDTLGAISTAHLVHADREPDKARSDKCLQLAALHSMAVDFAKTGAPAEMPRFLKPKEFPDFMERTDKTTYISNGVLGKLYRGIVGSTSREGSKFVWSEKIAEATYDRDLEVKGFEEFIDMALSHRDIYVEKLSGLMKYYEATYEDEILTGNLRKKAMYLQRDNRRYGDMKDRIMLSLKSLQNEVKEWFESSCQPKEHQPLASAWYHVTYHPSYFQEGVNCLSFPWIVGDILLNIKSANSKRDPA, from the exons ATGGGAGCAGAGGTGGTTGAGAGACCCACCGTACGTCTCTCAAATATCCCGCAATCCGTCATAGCCAAAGACCTTCTACAGTATCTCGAAACCCAACTAGGTCCAGACTCCGTCTTCGCTATTGAAATATCCACAGAGCGCAAGAACTGGAAATCCCGTGGTTTTGGCCGTGTTCAGTTCACTTCCCTCGAGTTTAAAGAGAAGACTCAGTCCCTTTCTATTCAGAACAAGCTCTTTCTCAAATCTCAATACCTCATGGTCTCTGAAACCTATGACGACATCATTCCCAGGCCTATCAAGCCCCAACATAGACTCGAGAACTGTGTTCTGTATGCGGGTTTTATGAAAGAAGAGCGTTGCTTGTGTGTGTTGGAGAGCTGGGATGGTGTCAGGGGTTGGCTTATGCCTGAAAGGAGGAGAGTGGAATTTTGGGTGTGGGTAAATGATGAATGTTATAAACTGGATGTAAGGTTTGATGATGTTCTGGAGGCCGTTGGATGCTGTTTGGGAGGTGAGAAAGTGGATGCAATTCTTTTGAAG CTCAGGTATGGACCAAAGatatataaaagaatttctGGACCTCATATAGCTTCCAAATTTAGTGCTGATAGATACCATATGTGCAAGGAAGATTTTGACTTTGTTTGGGTTCGCACTGCAGACTTTTCATCTGTGAAATCAATTGGACAAGCAACTTCATTTTGTTGGGAAATTGAAGAAGGATTAGAGGCTTCAGATATTTTTACAAGTTTCCCATATTATATTGAAGATAGAAAAGATATAGTTTTGGAAGATGGGGAAGAATTCCATTCTACATCTGAAATAGTTCCACTTGCCAAATGTGGATCCGACTCTAAGTTAGCATATGAGATTCTTTTCCAGTTAAATTCTCTTGTGCATACTCATAAAATTAGTCTTGCTTCAGTAGACACTGATCTAATTAATATTCTTGGTAGTTTGACCATAGACACTGCTATGATAATTCTTCAGAAGCTGCACAAGTTGACTTTCACTTGTTATGATCCACTGTCTTTTATAAAGAAACAATTACATGTTCCAGGAAGAAACCTTAAAAAGCCTTTCATATCATCACGCAAAAACTTTACAGATCATAATATAACAATTTGTCATAGGGCCTTAATTACACCGTCAAAAATTTACTGCTTGGGTCCTGAGCTTGAAGCCTCCAACTATGTTGTAAAAAACTTTGCATCATATGCTTCAGACTTTATGAGAATTACTTTTGTTGAAGAAGATTGGAGTAAGCTGCCTGCAAATGCTATTTCCACAAGTATCCAGCAAGGCATTTTTGCAAAGCCTTTTAGAACTGAAATATATCACAGGATGTTGTCTGTTCTTCGAGATGGAATTGTGATTGGTGCTAAAAGGTTTGAATTTCTGGCTTTCTCAGCGAGTCAACTGCGATCAAATTCTGTTTGGATGTTTGCTTCTAATGATGATGTGAAGGCAGAAGATATTAGGGAATGGATGGGTTGCTTTAATAAGATCCGTAGTATTTCCAAATGTGCAGCTAGGATGGGTCAACTGTTCAGTGCTTCTAGGCAAACTTTTGTTGTTCCTGCACAAGATGTAGAGATTATTCCTGACATTGAAGTTAATTCTGATGGCATTGGCTACTGCTTCTCTGATGGTATAGGCAAAATTTCACTTTCTTTTGCTAGGCAGGTTGCTCAAAAATGTGGATTGAATCAAACTCCGTCAGCATTTCAAATTCGATATGGTGGCTATAAAGGTGTAATTGCTGTTGATCGTGATTCCTGCAGGAAGCTGTCTTTGCGTGGCAGTATGCTTAAGTTTgaatcagaaaacaggatgcTTAATGTCACTAAATGGAGTGAATCTATGCCTTGTTATTTAAATCGAGAGATAATATCCCTCTTGTCTACTTTGGGAGTGAAGGATGAAACATTTGAGGGTTTGCAACAGCAACAATTGCGTCTCCTTGGCAGAATGCTAAGTAACAGAGAGGCAGCTTTGGATGCATTGGAGAATTTATCTTGGGCTGACTCCAAGAATCTTCTGGTAAAGATGTTGCTTCAAGGTTATGAGCCCAATGTGGAGCCTTACCTCTCAATGATGCTTCAAGCTTATCATGAAAACCTATTGGTGGAACTAAGAAGTAGGTGTCGGATTTTTGTTCCAAAAGGCCGTATCCTTATTGGTTGCTTGGATGAAAGTGGACTTCTAGACTATGGCCAAGTTTATGTCTGCATAACAATGACCAAAGCAGAGCTGCAGAACATAGATCAGAGCTACTTCCGGAGGGTAGATGAAAAGACATCTATAGTAACAGGAAAGGTGGTTGTCACTAAAAATCCTTGTCTCCATCCAGGAGATGTCAGAGTGCTTGATGCTGTCTATGAAGTGGAACTGGAAGAGCAGGGTTTGGTTGACTGCATTCTTTTTCCTCAGAAGGGAGAAAG GCCTCATCCGAATGAATGCTCTGGTGGTGATCTTGATGGGGACCTATTTTTCATAAGCTGGGACAAAGGTCTCATCCCGAGTCAAACTGTGAGCCCCATGGATTACCTAGGACGGAGGCCTCGAATAATGGATCATAATGTGACACTAGAG GAAATTCAAAAGTTTTTCGTTGATTACATGATTAACGATACTTTGGGTGCCATCTCCACTGCCCATTTGGTCCATGCTGATCGTGAACCAGATAAAGCTCGAAGTGATAAATGCCTGCAGTTGGCAGCACTTCACTCCATGGCAGTTGACTTTGCAAAAACTGGTGCACCAGCTGAGATGCCTAGGTTTTTGAAACCAAAGGAATTTCCAGATTTCATGGAGAGGACAGACAAAACAACATATATTTCTAATGGAGTGTTGGGAAAACTCTACCGAGGAATTGTTGGTTCCACTTCACGAGAAGGATcaaagtttgtgtggtcagagaaGATAGCTGAAGCAACTTATGATCGTGATCTTGAAGTGAAAGGATTCGAAGAGTTCATTGACATGGCGTTGAGTCACAGAGACATTTATGTAGAGAAACTAAGTGGCTTGATGAAATATTACGAGGCAACGTATGAAGATGAGATACTGACAGGTAATCTGAGAAAGAAGGCAATGTATTTGCAGCGAGACAACAGGAGATATGGAGATATGAAGGATCGAATTATGCTGTCCCTGAAGAGCCTACAGAATGAGGTTAAAGAATGGTTTGAGAGCAGCTGCCAGCCAAAAGAACACCAACCCCTGGCCTCAGCATGGTATCATGTAACTTATCATCCAAGTTATTTCCAAGAAGGCGTGAATTGTTTAAGTTTTCCATGGATTGTAGGTGACATCTTACTGAACATTAAGTCTGCAAATAGCAAAAGAGATCCTGCATGA